In Aestuariibaculum lutulentum, one DNA window encodes the following:
- a CDS encoding TIGR01777 family oxidoreductase, with translation MRVLITGATGLIGKEIVKCCLKKGIQVNYLTTSNSKIEQKDDYQGFYWNPKSQDIDTNCFKDVDAIIHLAGATVSKRWTPCYKKEILSSRRDSTRLLVNSLKGEMHTIKQVISASAIGIYPDSSTNYYEENYKIKVSSFLSKVTHIWESEVDAFSALGMVVSKIRIGLVLSNKGGALKEMLKPIKMGVGSAFGDGKQWQSWIHISDLAELFLYVLKHQLPGVYNAVAPNPVTNAELIKTIANKLEAPLFMPNIPKIVMKMVLGEMHTLLFDSQRVSSKKIEDKGFYFKHHHLQPALTDLLS, from the coding sequence ATGAGGGTTTTAATTACCGGAGCGACAGGGTTAATAGGAAAGGAGATTGTAAAATGTTGCCTAAAGAAAGGTATTCAGGTAAATTATTTAACAACCAGTAATTCGAAAATAGAACAAAAGGACGATTACCAAGGATTTTATTGGAATCCAAAATCTCAGGATATCGATACCAATTGTTTTAAGGATGTCGATGCTATAATTCATCTTGCAGGTGCAACTGTGTCTAAGCGATGGACACCTTGCTACAAAAAAGAAATTTTATCCAGCAGAAGAGATTCTACCCGTTTACTGGTAAATAGTTTAAAAGGCGAAATGCACACCATAAAACAAGTGATTTCTGCTAGTGCTATCGGTATTTATCCAGACTCTTCAACTAATTATTACGAGGAAAATTATAAAATTAAAGTTAGCTCATTCTTAAGTAAAGTTACCCATATCTGGGAATCTGAAGTTGATGCTTTTTCAGCGTTAGGCATGGTAGTTTCTAAAATCCGTATCGGTTTGGTCCTGTCAAATAAAGGCGGCGCTTTAAAAGAAATGCTGAAACCTATAAAAATGGGCGTAGGCTCTGCTTTTGGTGATGGAAAACAATGGCAATCCTGGATTCACATAAGTGATCTGGCCGAGTTGTTTTTGTATGTTTTAAAACATCAGTTGCCTGGAGTGTATAATGCCGTAGCACCTAATCCTGTTACTAATGCCGAATTAATAAAAACTATTGCTAATAAATTGGAAGCGCCTTTGTTTATGCCTAATATTCCAAAGATTGTTATGAAGATGGTTTTGGGTGAAATGCATACTCTTTTATTCGATAGTCAGCGTGTAAGCAGTAAAAAAATAGAAGACAAGGGGTTCTATTTTAAGCATCATCATTTACAACCAGCGTTGACTGATTTATTAAGTTAA
- a CDS encoding YpdA family putative bacillithiol disulfide reductase, whose translation MRNTFDVLIIGAGPIGINCALECKKRGWNYVVIEKGALTNSLFNYPKNMTFFSTSEKLEIDEIPFISNNPKPNRDEALEYYRRVVTSNKLNIHLYETVKHIEKEKEIFKVTTSKTEYLAKKVIISTGFYDIPKLINVPGEDLPKVTHYYKEAHNYSLQKVIVVGASNSSVDAALEIWRKGGDVTMVVRGETIGERVKYWVRPDIINRINEGSIKAYFNSEITKIDSETVEIKTPKGNLTLENDYVVALTGYLPDFNFLKQSHIALSDDGRNIPNYNPETMESNIEGLYLAGVICGGNETHKWFIENSRIHAKLIAEHIESLNESTE comes from the coding sequence ATGAGAAATACTTTTGATGTTTTAATAATTGGCGCAGGACCTATTGGTATTAACTGCGCCTTAGAATGTAAAAAAAGAGGATGGAATTATGTTGTGATTGAAAAAGGAGCTTTAACCAATTCACTTTTCAACTATCCTAAAAACATGACCTTCTTCTCAACATCTGAAAAATTAGAAATTGATGAGATTCCATTTATTAGTAACAACCCGAAACCTAATCGTGATGAAGCTTTAGAGTACTATCGACGGGTCGTGACTTCCAATAAACTTAACATACATTTATATGAAACTGTAAAGCATATTGAAAAAGAAAAGGAAATATTTAAAGTAACGACATCAAAAACTGAATATTTAGCTAAAAAAGTCATCATCTCAACAGGGTTTTACGACATCCCAAAACTTATTAATGTACCTGGTGAAGATTTACCAAAAGTGACACATTATTACAAGGAAGCACACAACTATTCCTTACAAAAAGTAATTGTTGTTGGCGCCAGTAATTCATCGGTTGATGCGGCATTGGAAATTTGGCGTAAAGGCGGTGATGTAACCATGGTAGTTCGAGGTGAAACCATCGGCGAACGTGTAAAATACTGGGTACGCCCCGATATTATAAATCGTATTAATGAAGGTAGCATTAAAGCCTATTTTAATTCTGAAATCACGAAAATAGACTCCGAAACCGTAGAGATTAAAACTCCTAAAGGCAATTTGACTTTAGAAAACGATTATGTTGTAGCGCTTACAGGTTATTTACCCGATTTTAATTTTTTAAAACAAAGTCATATTGCATTGTCTGATGATGGCAGAAACATTCCAAACTACAACCCTGAAACTATGGAGTCAAACATTGAAGGCTTGTATTTAGCGGGTGTTATTTGCGGTGGTAATGAAACACATAAGTGGTTTATTGAAAATTCACGAATTCATGCGAAACTCATTGCTGAACATATTGAAAGTTTAAATGAAAGTACAGAATAA
- a CDS encoding VOC family protein, translated as MNLNQVTIPSVDVEKATKFYETLGLKLIVDSIPRYVRFECPDGNSTFSIHQVEALPKELRATIYFEVDNVDQTVLTLQQKGIAFESFPEDKPWLWREAHLNDLDGNPIIIYHAGKNRKNPPWRIS; from the coding sequence ATGAACCTTAATCAAGTTACTATTCCTTCTGTTGATGTCGAAAAGGCAACAAAATTCTATGAAACATTAGGACTCAAACTTATTGTAGATTCTATTCCAAGATATGTTCGATTTGAATGTCCTGACGGAAACAGTACATTCTCAATTCATCAGGTTGAAGCTCTACCAAAAGAACTAAGAGCAACTATCTATTTCGAAGTTGATAATGTGGATCAAACGGTTTTAACCTTACAGCAAAAGGGCATTGCTTTCGAGAGTTTTCCTGAAGATAAACCCTGGTTATGGCGTGAAGCTCATTTAAATGATTTAGACGGTAATCCTATTATTATATATCACGCAGGTAAGAACCGAAAAAATCCGCCGTGGCGGATTTCTTAA
- a CDS encoding branched-chain amino acid aminotransferase, giving the protein MNSIINDIEIIKSETTKINDVDFNNLSFGSVFSDHMLECNYKDGKWQAPKVVPYQSISLDPSAKIFHYGQSVFEGMKAYKDANEDVYLFRPLDNFKRLNISAKRLAMPELPENYFMDGLKALLEVDKDWIPKQDGSSLYIRPFIFASGNGFHASPANEYKFLICTAPSGSYFSGKVKVLIEQTYSRSANGGVGFAKAGGNYAGQFYPTQLAVEKGYQQVIWTDDTSHEYIEEAGAMNIFVRINDTLITAPTSDRILDGITRKSIVELAKAEGIDVEVRKLSVHEVVEAAKNGSLKEMFGAGTAAVISPISGFGYKDEDFELPELEENFASFLKKRITDIQTNKVEDPYGWRYKVD; this is encoded by the coding sequence ATGAACTCAATAATCAACGACATAGAGATTATAAAATCAGAAACTACAAAAATAAATGATGTAGATTTTAACAACTTGTCTTTTGGAAGTGTTTTTTCTGACCACATGCTGGAGTGCAACTATAAAGATGGAAAATGGCAAGCTCCAAAAGTAGTGCCTTACCAATCAATAAGTTTAGACCCTTCTGCGAAGATTTTCCATTACGGACAATCGGTTTTCGAAGGTATGAAAGCTTATAAAGATGCTAATGAAGACGTATATTTATTTCGTCCGTTAGACAACTTTAAGCGTTTAAATATTTCGGCCAAGCGTTTAGCGATGCCTGAATTACCTGAAAACTATTTTATGGACGGTTTAAAGGCTTTATTAGAAGTTGATAAAGACTGGATTCCTAAGCAAGATGGTAGTTCGCTATATATTCGTCCGTTTATTTTTGCTTCAGGAAATGGGTTCCATGCTTCACCGGCTAACGAATATAAATTCCTAATCTGTACTGCTCCTTCTGGATCTTATTTCTCTGGAAAAGTAAAAGTATTAATCGAGCAAACCTATTCGCGTTCTGCTAATGGTGGTGTTGGTTTTGCTAAAGCTGGTGGTAACTATGCCGGACAATTTTACCCAACACAATTAGCTGTTGAGAAAGGATACCAACAGGTTATCTGGACAGACGATACAAGTCATGAATACATTGAAGAGGCAGGAGCTATGAATATTTTTGTTCGTATTAACGACACTTTAATTACTGCGCCTACAAGTGACAGAATTTTAGATGGTATTACCCGTAAAAGTATTGTTGAATTAGCTAAAGCTGAAGGTATTGATGTTGAAGTAAGAAAACTTTCGGTTCATGAAGTTGTTGAAGCTGCTAAAAACGGATCTTTAAAAGAAATGTTTGGGGCCGGAACTGCTGCTGTAATCTCTCCTATTTCAGGATTTGGATACAAAGATGAAGATTTTGAATTACCTGAATTAGAAGAAAATTTTGCAAGCTTCTTAAAGAAACGTATTACCGATATTCAAACGAATAAAGTGGAAGATCCTTACGGATGGAGATACAAAGTAGACTAA
- a CDS encoding dipeptidyl peptidase 3 — MNLKQILGVAFVSATLFSCGNDKAKTAPEDATDAKIVEAPFNYNVEQFADIKVLRYQIPGWENLTLKEQKLVYYLTQAGLSGRDIIWDQNYKYNLTIREALEQVYTNYEGDKTSEDWNAFVVYLKRVWFSNGIHHHYSNDKLKPEFSSEYLKMLLAETDTELEGEAFDVIFNDKDAKKVNLAKGIDNVSASAVNFYGEGVTNSDVETFYKAMQSPDPTKPLSYGLNSKLVKENGVLKEQKYKSEGLYGEAIDEIIKWLELAKGVAENEAQGNALGLLIEYYKTGDLQSWDDYNVAWTAATEGNIDYINSFIEVYNDPLGYRGSYESIIQIKDFDMSKKMAVLSDNAQWFEDNSPLMEEHKKKNVVGVTYKVVNVAGEAGDASPSTPIGVNLPNANWIRAAVGSKSVSLGNIVASYNNAGGSERLKEFVNDAEELELEETYGQLADKLHTALHEVVGHASGQLNPGVGETKETLKNYASTLEEGRADLVALYYLYDSKLQELGLVEDWQKVGKAAYDEYIRNGLMTQLIRLNLGDDVEEAHMRNRQWVSAWVFEKGQAENVIEKVTRDGKTYLNITDYEKLHKLFGDLLRETQRIKSEGDFTAVEALVEGYGVKVDQKLHAEILERNAQFKSAPYSGFVNPVLVPLTDENGEITAIEVTQPETFEEQMLDYSNRYNFLPEVN, encoded by the coding sequence ATGAATTTAAAACAAATACTTGGTGTTGCTTTTGTTTCAGCTACATTATTTTCCTGTGGAAATGATAAGGCGAAAACAGCACCCGAAGACGCTACAGATGCTAAGATTGTAGAAGCTCCGTTTAATTACAATGTAGAACAGTTTGCGGATATTAAGGTGTTGCGATACCAGATTCCGGGATGGGAGAATTTAACCCTGAAAGAGCAGAAATTAGTGTATTATTTAACACAGGCTGGACTTTCTGGTCGTGATATTATTTGGGATCAGAACTACAAGTATAATTTAACAATCCGTGAAGCTTTAGAGCAGGTTTATACTAATTATGAAGGCGATAAAACATCGGAAGATTGGAATGCTTTTGTGGTTTACTTAAAGCGTGTGTGGTTCAGTAATGGTATTCACCATCACTATTCAAACGACAAATTAAAACCTGAATTTTCATCAGAGTATTTAAAGATGCTTTTGGCTGAAACTGATACGGAATTGGAAGGCGAAGCGTTCGATGTTATTTTCAATGATAAGGATGCTAAAAAAGTAAATTTAGCTAAAGGAATTGATAATGTGTCTGCTTCAGCTGTTAACTTTTATGGTGAGGGTGTTACCAATTCAGATGTGGAAACTTTTTATAAAGCAATGCAGTCACCAGACCCAACAAAACCATTGTCGTATGGGTTGAATTCAAAGTTAGTAAAAGAAAATGGTGTTTTAAAAGAACAAAAATATAAATCGGAAGGTTTATATGGAGAAGCCATTGATGAAATCATCAAATGGTTGGAATTAGCCAAAGGCGTTGCGGAAAATGAGGCTCAGGGAAATGCGTTAGGTTTATTGATTGAGTATTACAAAACTGGAGATTTACAAAGCTGGGATGATTACAATGTAGCCTGGACTGCCGCTACCGAAGGTAATATAGATTACATTAACAGTTTTATTGAAGTATATAACGATCCGTTAGGGTATCGTGGTTCATACGAGAGTATTATCCAGATTAAAGATTTCGATATGTCTAAAAAAATGGCAGTATTATCGGATAACGCGCAATGGTTTGAAGATAACTCACCATTAATGGAAGAACATAAAAAGAAAAATGTTGTTGGAGTAACGTATAAGGTAGTTAATGTAGCAGGAGAAGCTGGCGATGCTTCACCAAGTACACCAATAGGGGTTAATTTACCAAACGCCAACTGGATTCGTGCCGCAGTTGGAAGTAAGTCGGTTTCTTTGGGAAATATTGTTGCTTCTTACAACAATGCAGGTGGTTCAGAGCGTTTAAAAGAGTTTGTTAACGATGCCGAAGAATTAGAATTAGAAGAAACTTACGGTCAGTTAGCAGATAAACTACATACAGCGTTACATGAGGTTGTAGGTCATGCTTCAGGGCAGTTAAATCCTGGTGTAGGTGAAACTAAAGAAACGCTTAAAAATTATGCTTCAACCTTAGAGGAGGGCCGTGCAGATTTAGTGGCACTTTATTATTTGTATGATTCTAAATTACAGGAATTAGGTCTGGTTGAAGATTGGCAAAAGGTAGGTAAAGCTGCTTACGATGAATACATTAGAAATGGTTTAATGACGCAATTAATCCGTTTAAATTTGGGAGATGATGTTGAAGAAGCTCACATGCGTAACCGCCAGTGGGTATCGGCTTGGGTATTTGAAAAAGGACAAGCTGAAAATGTTATTGAAAAAGTAACACGTGACGGAAAAACGTATTTAAATATTACCGATTACGAGAAGCTTCATAAGTTGTTTGGAGATTTATTAAGAGAAACACAACGTATAAAATCTGAAGGAGATTTTACAGCTGTAGAGGCTTTAGTTGAAGGTTATGGTGTAAAAGTAGATCAAAAACTTCATGCAGAGATATTAGAACGTAATGCTCAGTTTAAATCAGCACCTTATAGTGGATTTGTAAATCCTGTGTTGGTTCCTTTAACAGATGAAAATGGTGAAATTACGGCAATAGAAGTAACTCAACCGGAAACATTTGAAGAACAAATGTTAGACTACAGTAATCGTTACAACTTCTTACCAGAAGTCAACTAG
- the mnmD gene encoding tRNA (5-methylaminomethyl-2-thiouridine)(34)-methyltransferase MnmD — MEREVVITGDGSSTIHLPQWNEQYHSKHGAIQEACHVFIKHGLHHYLEVQPESDEISILEIGFGTGLNAFITLLEAEKLNCTMNYYGVEGYPVLKDEIVQLNYPSQLQADDKAPLFISLHEVSWEEKHNVTPAFTLTKQKRFFSEIEEKEQYNLIYFDAFGARVQPELWTENIFQKMYDALQINGVLVTYAAKGSVRRAMQAVGFSVEKLPGPPGKREMLRATKKS, encoded by the coding sequence TTGGAAAGAGAAGTAGTTATAACCGGAGACGGATCGTCTACCATACATTTACCACAGTGGAATGAGCAATATCATTCCAAACACGGTGCTATTCAGGAAGCATGTCACGTATTTATAAAACACGGGCTGCATCATTATTTGGAAGTTCAACCAGAAAGCGATGAGATTTCAATTTTAGAAATAGGTTTTGGTACAGGATTAAATGCTTTTATCACATTGTTGGAAGCAGAAAAATTGAACTGTACAATGAACTATTATGGGGTAGAAGGTTACCCTGTATTGAAAGATGAAATTGTACAGTTAAATTATCCAAGTCAATTACAGGCTGATGATAAGGCTCCTCTTTTTATAAGTTTACATGAGGTTTCTTGGGAAGAGAAGCATAATGTTACTCCAGCCTTTACCCTCACAAAACAAAAGCGATTTTTCTCTGAAATAGAGGAAAAAGAACAATATAATCTTATTTATTTCGATGCTTTTGGTGCTCGGGTTCAGCCAGAATTATGGACCGAAAACATTTTTCAAAAAATGTACGATGCACTTCAAATAAATGGTGTTTTGGTCACCTATGCAGCAAAAGGAAGTGTTCGTCGTGCCATGCAGGCAGTTGGTTTTAGTGTTGAAAAATTGCCTGGTCCTCCAGGAAAACGTGAAATGCTCAGGGCTACAAAAAAGTCTTGA
- a CDS encoding SRPBCC family protein, with product MKSFKYILFLLLIAVIGTSIYVAIQPNTFEVSRTRTIQAPASVIYNNVIDFKNWKDWSSWVEADPDMKLIYPEQTSGINSSYSWEDESGLGSLTTLETVPNATIYQQMQIAEFPASNINWTFTPNEDGSTNVTWSISGNELPFGFKAYTAFTGSMEEQIGPHYERSLEKLDSIVLASMQVYSVKVNGITSFAGEHFLYNSITCKISESEEKMQEMFNEIQAYVKEHNISSSGAPFVNYTKWGDVSNTAEFSCCIPTNEEVTTTSSHILMGKLDPFRAVKTTLKGDYSNSKEAWETALKYIPDAGLEFTENGPMLEVYLTNPETTPNPADWVTEIYIAIKEDPVNAF from the coding sequence ATGAAATCTTTCAAATACATACTATTCTTACTACTCATTGCCGTTATTGGTACGTCTATTTATGTCGCTATTCAGCCAAATACTTTCGAAGTAAGCAGAACACGAACCATTCAAGCTCCTGCGTCTGTGATTTATAACAATGTTATTGATTTTAAAAACTGGAAAGACTGGTCGTCTTGGGTTGAAGCTGACCCTGACATGAAATTAATTTACCCTGAGCAAACATCAGGGATTAACAGCTCCTATTCTTGGGAAGATGAAAGCGGACTTGGAAGTTTGACAACACTTGAAACAGTTCCAAATGCTACCATATACCAACAAATGCAAATCGCAGAATTTCCTGCCTCTAATATTAACTGGACATTTACCCCTAATGAAGATGGTTCTACTAATGTTACCTGGAGTATTTCAGGGAATGAACTCCCTTTCGGTTTCAAAGCTTACACGGCTTTTACAGGAAGCATGGAAGAACAAATCGGCCCACATTACGAACGTAGTCTGGAAAAATTAGATAGTATTGTTTTAGCCAGCATGCAAGTGTACAGCGTAAAAGTAAATGGTATTACCAGTTTTGCCGGTGAACATTTTCTTTATAACTCCATTACCTGTAAAATAAGTGAGTCTGAAGAAAAAATGCAGGAGATGTTTAATGAAATTCAGGCTTATGTTAAAGAACACAATATTTCGTCTTCTGGTGCACCATTTGTAAATTACACCAAATGGGGCGACGTTAGCAATACAGCTGAATTTTCCTGTTGCATACCAACAAACGAAGAAGTTACCACGACCAGCAGTCATATTTTAATGGGTAAATTAGATCCCTTTAGAGCTGTGAAAACAACTTTAAAAGGCGATTACAGTAATTCAAAAGAAGCCTGGGAAACCGCTTTAAAATACATTCCTGATGCGGGATTAGAATTTACCGAAAATGGCCCTATGTTAGAAGTCTACTTAACAAACCCTGAAACTACACCAAATCCAGCCGATTGGGTAACCGAAATTTATATAGCCATTAAAGAAGATCCTGTTAATGCTTTTTAA
- a CDS encoding nucleoside triphosphate pyrophosphohydrolase family protein gives MKNKIEAVKAFHTAFKIGHRETPTADLGLEKNTLRFNLMKEENEEYLEAANNNDLVEVADALGDMLYILCGTIIEHGMQYKIEEVFEEIQRSNMSKLGENGQPIYREDGKVLKGPNYFKPDIASILDK, from the coding sequence ATGAAGAATAAAATTGAAGCTGTAAAGGCATTTCATACAGCGTTTAAAATAGGACATAGGGAAACACCAACGGCCGATTTGGGTTTAGAAAAAAATACTTTGCGTTTTAATTTAATGAAAGAGGAAAACGAAGAGTATTTGGAAGCTGCAAATAATAACGACTTGGTAGAGGTTGCCGATGCTTTAGGTGATATGCTTTATATTTTGTGTGGAACGATTATAGAACACGGAATGCAATATAAAATTGAAGAGGTTTTCGAAGAAATTCAGCGAAGCAATATGAGTAAGTTAGGAGAAAATGGTCAGCCAATTTATAGAGAAGACGGTAAAGTACTTAAGGGACCAAATTATTTTAAACCAGATATCGCATCCATTTTAGATAAATAA
- a CDS encoding MDR family MFS transporter, which translates to MKTLFKNYIDTFRGLSEEIWWLALITFINRAGTMVIPFLSLYLKEDLHFSVSQVGWIMSAFGLGSVVGSWIGGKLTDKIGYYKVMVRSLLATGVLFVLLQFLNTFVSICVGIFIVMMVADAFRPAIFVALNAYSKPENKIRSLTLIRLAINLGFSAGPAIGGMIITGLGYSGLFWVDGITCAIAALVMVKVLNPKKTKVLDEIKNDNPVSAYKDHAFLVFFIAMVLFGIVFLQYFSSITIYYKDVHLLSEFEIGLILGLNGFVIFIFEMPLIKWLENTAFTKLWLVFFGAVLTGISFLILNFTSWTGILVIGMLLVTFGEMIAFPFSNAFAIERAKKGNQGEYMALYSISFSVAHIFGHNAGLQLTAGLGFEITWYIIAGLALICALILFSLNRRLNNLKRYKTVN; encoded by the coding sequence ATGAAAACACTTTTTAAAAACTACATAGATACTTTTCGAGGACTCTCGGAAGAAATATGGTGGCTGGCACTTATTACTTTTATAAACCGAGCCGGTACTATGGTTATTCCGTTTCTATCTCTTTACCTAAAAGAAGATTTACACTTTTCGGTAAGTCAGGTAGGGTGGATTATGAGTGCCTTTGGTTTGGGCTCGGTTGTTGGCTCTTGGATTGGGGGTAAACTAACCGACAAAATTGGTTACTACAAAGTTATGGTTAGAAGTTTACTTGCTACAGGGGTTTTATTCGTTCTATTACAATTTCTAAATACATTCGTATCGATATGTGTTGGGATATTTATTGTTATGATGGTTGCCGATGCCTTTCGTCCAGCTATATTTGTGGCATTAAATGCCTATAGCAAACCCGAAAATAAAATCCGTTCATTAACATTAATTCGTTTGGCCATTAATCTTGGATTTTCGGCAGGACCAGCTATTGGTGGTATGATTATCACAGGTCTTGGGTATTCCGGTTTATTCTGGGTAGATGGAATAACCTGTGCCATTGCTGCTCTTGTTATGGTTAAAGTTTTAAATCCTAAAAAAACCAAAGTACTAGACGAGATTAAAAACGACAATCCGGTTTCAGCTTATAAAGACCATGCCTTTTTGGTGTTCTTTATAGCAATGGTTCTATTTGGCATTGTATTCTTGCAATACTTTTCATCTATTACTATTTACTATAAAGATGTGCATCTGTTAAGTGAATTTGAAATCGGTTTGATTTTAGGCTTAAATGGTTTTGTTATTTTTATCTTTGAAATGCCTTTAATCAAATGGTTGGAAAATACAGCTTTTACCAAATTATGGTTGGTGTTTTTCGGAGCTGTTTTAACAGGAATCAGTTTTCTAATTTTAAACTTTACTTCCTGGACCGGCATTCTGGTTATTGGTATGTTACTGGTAACTTTTGGCGAAATGATTGCCTTTCCGTTTTCTAATGCCTTTGCCATAGAACGTGCCAAAAAAGGAAATCAGGGTGAATACATGGCGTTATATTCCATATCATTTTCAGTGGCGCATATTTTTGGTCATAATGCAGGATTGCAGCTAACGGCAGGTTTAGGATTTGAAATTACATGGTATATTATTGCAGGTTTAGCCCTAATATGTGCCTTGATATTATTTAGTTTAAACAGAAGATTAAATAATTTAAAAAGATACAAAACCGTAAATTGA
- a CDS encoding Lrp/AsnC family transcriptional regulator: protein MVLDALNWKILKCLQQNARQSNAEIGRQVGISSPAVSERIKKMEDAGIILGYKTVVSPLDMGYQLKAIITLRAFIGKLKPFLEKVKTYDEVLNCYRITGNENIVMEVVLKNQKHLETFIDQLIIYGETKTQIVLSHVTRFKEIKPLK from the coding sequence ATGGTTTTAGATGCGCTTAACTGGAAGATTTTGAAGTGTTTACAGCAGAATGCAAGGCAGTCTAATGCCGAAATTGGGCGTCAGGTGGGAATAAGTTCACCAGCGGTTTCCGAGCGTATTAAGAAGATGGAAGATGCCGGAATTATTTTAGGATATAAAACTGTAGTGTCTCCATTAGATATGGGATATCAATTAAAAGCCATAATAACCTTGCGTGCTTTTATAGGAAAGCTGAAACCTTTTTTAGAAAAAGTAAAAACTTACGATGAGGTTTTAAACTGTTACCGCATTACAGGAAACGAAAACATTGTAATGGAAGTGGTGCTTAAAAACCAGAAGCATTTGGAAACTTTTATAGATCAATTGATTATTTACGGAGAAACAAAAACTCAAATCGTGTTGTCGCACGTTACACGATTTAAGGAAATAAAACCCCTAAAATAA
- a CDS encoding DUF1684 domain-containing protein encodes MKYFLVWSLLALGIVSCQNKKQYNLGETAFQQELNAEYKDATTSPLKDEDRKTFEGLEFFKNDSIYVVKAILELMPDSEFVPMKTTTSRISEKRIYGILNFELKGESFKLNIYQDKDLMTKEGYENYLFLPFFDETSGEESYGGGRYIDARIPKGDTIIIDFNKAYNPYCSYNDKYSCPIVPRENYLATRIEAGVKAFKKH; translated from the coding sequence ATGAAGTATTTTTTAGTATGGTCTCTACTTGCTTTAGGTATAGTAAGTTGCCAAAATAAAAAGCAGTATAATTTAGGTGAAACCGCCTTTCAGCAAGAGTTGAATGCCGAATATAAAGATGCTACAACATCGCCTTTAAAAGATGAAGATAGAAAGACTTTTGAAGGCTTGGAATTCTTTAAAAATGACTCAATATATGTGGTTAAGGCAATATTAGAGTTGATGCCTGATTCGGAATTTGTGCCAATGAAAACTACAACAAGCCGTATTTCTGAAAAGCGAATTTATGGTATTTTAAATTTTGAATTAAAAGGAGAATCTTTCAAATTGAATATCTATCAGGATAAGGATTTAATGACAAAGGAAGGCTATGAAAATTATCTGTTTTTGCCATTTTTTGATGAAACCAGTGGCGAAGAAAGCTACGGAGGAGGTCGTTATATTGATGCTCGAATTCCAAAGGGAGATACCATCATAATAGATTTTAATAAAGCTTATAATCCGTATTGCTCATACAATGATAAATATTCATGCCCAATTGTGCCAAGAGAAAATTATTTGGCTACTCGTATTGAAGCCGGAGTAAAAGCCTTTAAAAAGCATTAA
- a CDS encoding DUF4920 domain-containing protein: protein MKNILFSWICVFLFFSCKEKVSYESFGKEITAINANNVKSMAKAYNDMHLGDSTNYKLIAEVKDVCKAKGCWMTLNLEDGNEVMVKFKDYAFFVPQDIEGKEVIIEGKAFVNEVPVDELQHYAQDAGKSEEEIAAITQPKRTLFFEAEGVLIKQ, encoded by the coding sequence ATGAAAAATATATTATTTTCATGGATTTGCGTTTTTCTCTTCTTTTCTTGCAAAGAAAAGGTGTCTTACGAATCGTTTGGGAAAGAAATTACTGCCATAAATGCGAACAATGTAAAATCGATGGCAAAAGCATATAATGACATGCATCTTGGAGATAGCACAAATTATAAATTAATAGCTGAGGTTAAGGACGTTTGCAAAGCTAAAGGTTGCTGGATGACTTTAAATTTGGAAGATGGTAATGAGGTGATGGTGAAATTTAAAGATTATGCTTTTTTTGTTCCGCAGGATATTGAAGGAAAAGAAGTGATTATTGAAGGTAAGGCTTTTGTAAATGAAGTTCCTGTTGATGAATTACAACATTATGCTCAGGATGCCGGGAAATCTGAAGAGGAAATAGCAGCAATCACTCAACCTAAAAGAACGCTGTTTTTCGAGGCCGAAGGTGTTTTAATAAAACAATAA